The following proteins come from a genomic window of Streptomyces sp. Sge12:
- a CDS encoding lysophospholipid acyltransferase family protein: MADAKVIPFDEDRPRRRIPRRVRAVPAADPVVEPPAAPEPAPAAAPGDSWDRRIAGGLAFLRRRVTGDYEVDDFGYDKELTDQVLMTLMRPLYDKYFRVEVKGIENIPAEGGALIVANHSGTLPLDGLMLQVAVHDHHPAERHLRLLAADLVFMLPVVNELARKAGHTLACAEDAQRLLEAGELVGVMPEGFKGIGKPFGDRYKLQRFGRGGFVSTALRAGTPIVPCSIVGAEEIYPMVGNAKTLARLLGVPYFPITPTFPWLGPLGALPLPTKWTIQFGEPIPTDGYAAEAAEDPMLMFNLTDQVREQIQHTLYKLLVQRRSVFF; the protein is encoded by the coding sequence GTGGCGGACGCCAAGGTCATTCCGTTCGACGAGGACCGGCCGCGGCGGCGGATCCCCCGCCGGGTGCGGGCGGTGCCCGCCGCCGATCCGGTGGTGGAGCCGCCGGCGGCTCCCGAGCCGGCACCGGCGGCAGCGCCCGGCGACAGCTGGGACCGGCGGATCGCGGGCGGACTGGCGTTCCTGCGGCGGCGGGTCACCGGGGACTACGAGGTCGACGACTTCGGCTACGACAAGGAGCTGACGGACCAGGTCCTGATGACCCTGATGCGGCCGCTGTACGACAAGTACTTCCGGGTCGAGGTCAAGGGCATCGAGAACATCCCGGCGGAGGGCGGTGCGCTGATCGTGGCGAACCACTCCGGGACGCTGCCGCTCGACGGGCTGATGCTCCAGGTCGCCGTGCACGACCACCACCCGGCGGAGCGGCACCTGCGACTGCTGGCGGCGGACCTGGTGTTCATGCTGCCCGTGGTCAACGAGCTGGCCCGCAAGGCGGGGCACACCCTGGCGTGCGCGGAGGACGCGCAGCGGCTGCTGGAGGCCGGTGAGCTGGTCGGTGTGATGCCGGAGGGCTTCAAGGGGATAGGGAAGCCGTTCGGGGACCGGTACAAGCTGCAGCGGTTCGGGCGGGGCGGGTTCGTGTCGACGGCGCTGCGGGCGGGGACGCCGATCGTGCCGTGCTCGATCGTGGGGGCGGAGGAGATCTACCCCATGGTCGGCAACGCGAAGACGCTGGCCCGGCTGCTGGGGGTCCCGTACTTCCCGATCACGCCGACGTTCCCGTGGCTGGGGCCGCTCGGGGCGCTGCCGTTGCCGACGAAGTGGACGATCCAGTTCGGCGAGCCGATCCCGACGGACGGGTACGCCGCGGAGGCGGCGGAGGACCCGATGCTGATGTTCAACCTGACGGACCAGGTGCGGGAGCAGATCCAGCACACGCTCTACAAGC